The following coding sequences are from one Thermostaphylospora chromogena window:
- a CDS encoding RNA polymerase sigma factor encodes MALDETTEALARQAARGDYRALGELLKRIEPDVLRHCGRILPYHQDAEEACQDTLLAVARNISRFEGRARFSTWLHIVTANCARTTYRSLKRRAAEQSSEELPLHKPDARRVSVIAGSRLDLLDAMEALEAEKPELAQALVLRDICQLDYAEIAEQLGIPLGTAKSRIHQARKYVQGVLGDAYSGL; translated from the coding sequence ATGGCGCTGGACGAGACGACCGAAGCCCTGGCGCGTCAGGCGGCGCGGGGCGACTATCGCGCGCTCGGCGAACTGTTGAAGCGTATCGAGCCCGATGTGCTGCGACACTGCGGGCGGATCCTCCCTTACCACCAGGACGCGGAGGAGGCCTGCCAGGACACGCTGCTGGCGGTGGCCCGCAACATCTCCCGTTTCGAGGGGCGTGCGCGGTTCAGCACCTGGCTGCACATCGTGACGGCGAACTGCGCCCGCACCACCTACCGCTCGCTCAAGCGGCGGGCGGCCGAGCAGAGTTCGGAAGAGCTGCCGCTGCACAAGCCCGACGCGCGCCGGGTCAGCGTGATCGCCGGCTCCCGTCTCGATCTCCTCGACGCGATGGAGGCGTTGGAGGCGGAGAAACCCGAGCTGGCGCAGGCGCTGGTGCTGCGCGACATCTGCCAGCTGGATTACGCCGAGATCGCCGAGCAGCTCGGCATTCCCCTGGGGACCGCCAAGTCCCGCATTCACCAGGCGCGTAAATACGTTCAGGGGGTGCTGGGGGACGCGTACAGCGGCCTGTGA
- the otsB gene encoding trehalose-phosphatase: protein MSGLDAIVSDPRGAVIGLDFDGTLAPIVPDPTAARVHPDAPAALVELGSLVGTVLVLTGRPAAVAVEYGSPPGGPGLADVPGLVVLGQYGVERWEAGEIVAPPPPPGVEHARAELPGLLDRLGTAGVRVEDKGRALAVHTRRAADPEAALRALREPLEELARAAGLVVEPGRLVLELRPPGMDKGRALTAFLAERSARSVLYAGDDLGDLAAYDAVRACGLPGVTVCSGSTEVTALAERADIVVDGPDGVVALLRDLVAALRDR from the coding sequence ATGAGCGGGCTCGACGCGATCGTGTCCGATCCGCGTGGTGCCGTCATCGGCCTGGACTTCGACGGAACGCTCGCCCCGATCGTGCCTGACCCCACCGCGGCGCGCGTCCACCCCGACGCACCCGCCGCGCTCGTCGAGCTGGGCTCGCTGGTCGGCACGGTGCTGGTGCTGACCGGCCGGCCCGCGGCCGTGGCCGTGGAGTACGGCTCGCCGCCCGGCGGCCCGGGCCTGGCCGACGTGCCCGGCCTGGTGGTGCTGGGCCAGTACGGCGTGGAACGCTGGGAGGCGGGCGAGATCGTCGCGCCTCCGCCGCCCCCCGGGGTCGAGCACGCCCGCGCGGAACTGCCCGGCCTGCTCGACCGCCTCGGCACGGCCGGTGTGCGGGTGGAGGACAAGGGACGCGCTCTGGCCGTGCACACCCGCAGAGCCGCCGATCCCGAGGCGGCCCTGCGCGCCCTGCGCGAGCCGCTGGAAGAGCTGGCGCGCGCCGCCGGGCTCGTCGTCGAGCCGGGCCGGCTGGTGCTGGAGCTGCGTCCGCCCGGCATGGACAAGGGGCGCGCGCTGACCGCGTTCCTGGCCGAGCGGTCCGCCCGGTCGGTGCTGTACGCCGGAGACGACCTCGGCGACCTCGCCGCCTACGACGCCGTGCGCGCCTGCGGGCTGCCCGGCGTCACGGTGTGCAGCGGCTCGACCGAGGTCACCGCGCTCGCCGAACGCGCCGACATCGTCGTGGACGGCCCGGACGGGGTCGTCGCCCTCCTGCGCGACCTCGTCGCCGCCCTCCGCGACCGGTGA
- the groL gene encoding chaperonin GroEL (60 kDa chaperone family; promotes refolding of misfolded polypeptides especially under stressful conditions; forms two stacked rings of heptamers to form a barrel-shaped 14mer; ends can be capped by GroES; misfolded proteins enter the barrel where they are refolded when GroES binds) has translation MAAKMIAFDEDARRGLERGMNQLADAVKVTLGPKGRNVVLEKKWGAPTITNDGVSIAKEIELEDPWEKIGAELVKEVAKKTDDVAGDGTTTATVLAQALVREGLRNVAAGANPMALKRGIEAAVERVSEELSKLAKDVETKEQIASTASISAGDSQIGEMIAEAMDKVGKEGVITVEESNTFGLELELTEGMRFDKGLTSMYFVTDPERMEAVLEDPYVLVVNSKISANKDLLPLLDKVVQSGKPLLIIAEDIEGEALATLVVNKIRGLFRSVAVKAPGFGDRRKAMLGDIATLTGGTVISEELGLKLENATLDMLGRARKVVVTKDETTIVDGAGNPEEIAGRVNQIRTEIENTDSDYDREKLQERLAKLAGGVAVIKAGAATEVELKERKHRIEDAVRNAKAAVEEGIVPGGGVALLQAGAKAFDKLELTGDEATGAAIVRKALEEPLKQIAVNAGLEGGVVVEKVRSLTPGEGLNAATGEYVNMFEAGIIDPAKVTRSALQNAASIAALFLTTEAVIAEKPEKEKAPSVPGGGGDMDF, from the coding sequence ATGGCAGCCAAGATGATCGCGTTTGACGAGGACGCCCGGCGCGGTCTCGAGCGCGGTATGAACCAGCTCGCCGACGCCGTCAAGGTGACCCTTGGCCCCAAGGGCCGCAACGTCGTTCTGGAGAAGAAGTGGGGCGCCCCCACGATCACCAACGACGGTGTATCCATCGCCAAGGAGATCGAGCTCGAGGACCCCTGGGAGAAGATCGGCGCCGAGCTGGTCAAGGAGGTCGCGAAGAAGACCGACGACGTGGCCGGTGACGGCACCACCACCGCCACCGTGCTGGCCCAGGCCCTGGTGCGCGAGGGTCTGCGCAACGTGGCGGCCGGCGCCAACCCGATGGCCCTCAAGCGGGGCATCGAGGCCGCGGTCGAGCGGGTGAGCGAGGAGCTGTCCAAGCTCGCCAAGGACGTCGAGACCAAGGAGCAGATCGCCTCCACCGCCTCCATCTCCGCCGGCGACAGCCAGATCGGCGAGATGATCGCCGAGGCGATGGACAAGGTCGGCAAGGAAGGCGTCATCACCGTCGAGGAGAGCAACACCTTCGGCCTGGAGCTGGAGCTCACCGAGGGTATGCGCTTCGACAAGGGTCTCACGTCGATGTACTTCGTGACCGACCCTGAGCGGATGGAGGCCGTCCTCGAGGACCCCTACGTCCTGGTCGTCAACTCCAAGATCTCGGCGAACAAGGACCTGCTGCCGCTGCTGGACAAGGTCGTGCAGTCCGGCAAGCCGCTGCTGATCATCGCCGAGGACATCGAGGGCGAGGCCCTGGCCACCCTGGTGGTCAACAAGATCCGTGGCCTGTTCCGTTCGGTGGCCGTCAAGGCGCCCGGCTTCGGTGACCGCCGTAAGGCCATGCTCGGTGACATCGCCACCCTGACCGGCGGTACGGTGATCTCCGAGGAGCTGGGCCTGAAGCTGGAGAACGCCACCCTCGACATGCTGGGCCGCGCCCGCAAGGTCGTGGTGACCAAGGACGAGACCACCATCGTCGACGGTGCCGGCAACCCCGAGGAGATCGCCGGCCGGGTCAACCAGATCCGCACCGAGATCGAGAACACCGACTCCGACTACGACCGCGAGAAGCTGCAGGAGCGCCTGGCCAAGCTGGCCGGTGGCGTGGCGGTCATCAAGGCCGGTGCGGCCACCGAGGTGGAGCTGAAGGAGCGCAAGCACCGCATCGAGGACGCGGTGCGCAACGCCAAGGCCGCCGTGGAGGAGGGCATCGTGCCCGGTGGCGGCGTGGCGCTGCTGCAGGCCGGTGCCAAGGCCTTCGACAAGCTGGAGCTGACCGGGGATGAGGCCACCGGTGCCGCCATCGTGCGCAAGGCGCTGGAGGAGCCGCTCAAGCAGATCGCGGTCAACGCCGGCCTGGAGGGCGGCGTGGTGGTGGAGAAGGTCCGCAGCCTGACGCCGGGCGAGGGCCTCAACGCCGCCACCGGCGAGTACGTCAACATGTTCGAGGCGGGCATCATCGACCCGGCCAAGGTGACCCGCTCGGCGCTGCAGAACGCCGCCTCCATCGCGGCCCTGTTCCTGACCACCGAGGCGGTCATCGCCGAGAAGCCGGAGAAGGAGAAGGCCCCGTCCGTGCCCGGCGGCGGCGGCGACATGGACTTCTGA
- a CDS encoding cold-shock protein — protein sequence MAQGTVKWFNADKGYGFIAVDGGKDVFVHYSAILMDGYRSLEQGQRVEFEIIQGQKGPQAESVRTV from the coding sequence GTGGCGCAGGGCACCGTCAAGTGGTTCAACGCGGACAAGGGCTACGGCTTCATCGCGGTAGACGGTGGTAAGGATGTGTTCGTCCACTATTCGGCGATCTTGATGGACGGCTACCGCTCGCTGGAGCAGGGGCAGCGTGTCGAGTTCGAGATCATCCAGGGGCAGAAGGGTCCGCAGGCGGAGTCCGTCAGAACTGTATAA
- a CDS encoding alpha,alpha-trehalose-phosphate synthase (UDP-forming) — protein sequence MNSVLVASNRGPVSFTLSEDGVLTMRRGGGGLVSGLADVAGEIDLLWVCAALSDGDRSAVRLAPGGRLDQAGYDTGALRMLDIPPAVFHRAYNAVANSTLWFVNHMLYNTPQVPHFDIRFRREWGSYRDYNAAFALALAEEAGPGARVLVQDYHLTLTPSMLRGERPDVRIAHFSHTPWAPPEYFSLLPEDVGAEVLSGILGADHAGFLTERWASAFMDCCEAVLGARVDRAARTVTHEGRTTRIGVHALGVDGDKLWARACEPDVESHMAALRERIGDAKLVVRIDRTELSKNIVRGLAAYREFLATHPEWHGRVVHLAFAYPSRHDLPEYREYTAAVQRSAQEIEDEYATEDWDPLILNVQDDYPRSLAAYRLADVLLVNPIRDGMNLVAKEGPVLSPRSALVLSREAGAAAELGRDALLVNPYDVSGTAEAIHQALIMPEKERIERGERLRAAATALPPTAWFAEQLAALTS from the coding sequence ATGAACTCTGTCCTGGTGGCCTCCAACCGAGGGCCGGTCTCCTTCACACTCTCGGAAGACGGCGTCCTCACCATGCGTCGCGGCGGCGGGGGCCTGGTGTCCGGCCTGGCGGACGTCGCCGGAGAGATCGACCTGCTGTGGGTGTGCGCGGCGCTGTCCGACGGCGACCGCTCCGCCGTACGGCTGGCGCCCGGCGGCCGCCTGGACCAGGCGGGCTACGACACCGGCGCGCTGCGCATGCTGGACATCCCTCCAGCGGTCTTTCACCGCGCCTACAACGCCGTGGCCAACTCCACCCTGTGGTTCGTCAACCACATGCTCTACAACACCCCGCAGGTCCCGCACTTCGACATCAGGTTCCGCCGCGAGTGGGGCTCCTACCGGGACTACAACGCCGCGTTCGCGCTCGCGCTCGCCGAGGAGGCCGGGCCGGGCGCGCGGGTGCTGGTGCAGGACTACCACCTGACGCTGACGCCCAGCATGCTCCGCGGCGAGCGGCCCGACGTCCGCATCGCCCACTTCTCGCACACCCCGTGGGCGCCGCCGGAGTACTTCTCGCTGCTGCCGGAGGACGTGGGGGCCGAGGTGCTCTCCGGCATCCTGGGCGCCGATCACGCCGGTTTCCTCACCGAACGCTGGGCGTCGGCGTTCATGGACTGCTGCGAGGCGGTGCTGGGCGCGCGGGTGGACCGCGCAGCTCGTACGGTGACCCACGAAGGCAGGACCACCCGCATCGGCGTGCACGCGCTCGGCGTGGACGGCGACAAGCTGTGGGCGCGGGCCTGCGAGCCGGACGTCGAGTCCCACATGGCGGCGCTGCGCGAGCGGATAGGCGACGCCAAGCTGGTGGTCCGCATCGATCGCACCGAGCTGTCCAAGAACATCGTGCGGGGGCTGGCGGCCTACCGGGAGTTCCTCGCCACCCACCCCGAGTGGCACGGCCGGGTGGTCCACCTGGCCTTCGCCTACCCCTCCCGGCACGATCTGCCCGAGTACCGCGAGTACACCGCGGCGGTGCAGCGCAGCGCCCAGGAGATCGAGGACGAGTACGCCACCGAGGACTGGGATCCGCTGATCCTGAACGTGCAGGACGACTACCCGCGCTCTCTGGCCGCCTACCGGCTGGCCGATGTGCTGCTGGTCAACCCGATCCGGGACGGCATGAACCTCGTCGCCAAGGAGGGGCCGGTCCTGTCGCCGCGCTCGGCGCTGGTGCTGTCCAGGGAGGCGGGCGCCGCGGCGGAACTCGGGCGGGATGCGCTGCTGGTCAACCCCTACGACGTGTCCGGCACGGCGGAGGCCATCCACCAGGCGCTGATCATGCCCGAGAAGGAGCGGATCGAGCGCGGTGAACGGCTGCGGGCCGCGGCGACCGCGCTCCCGCCGACGGCCTGGTTCGCCGAGCAGCTCGCCGCCCTCACCTCCTGA
- a CDS encoding DUF3263 domain-containing protein, with protein sequence MDTAPVPGDGREPPPEPSAGLSDRDRELLDFERQWWRHAGAKEQAIRDTFGLSATRYYQLLAQLIDRPEALEHDPMLVKRLRRLREDRRRRRTARRRGVRS encoded by the coding sequence ATGGACACCGCTCCGGTTCCCGGCGACGGCCGCGAACCGCCCCCCGAGCCCTCGGCCGGCCTGTCCGACCGCGACCGCGAGCTGCTCGACTTCGAACGTCAGTGGTGGCGGCACGCAGGAGCCAAAGAGCAGGCCATCCGTGACACCTTCGGCCTCTCGGCCACCCGCTACTACCAGCTGCTGGCCCAGCTGATCGACCGCCCCGAGGCTCTCGAGCACGACCCCATGCTCGTCAAACGGCTGCGCCGCCTGCGGGAGGACAGGCGCCGCCGTCGCACCGCCCGCCGCCGTGGCGTGCGGTCGTGA
- a CDS encoding ABC transporter ATP-binding protein has translation MAPTGERVLEVRDLVKHFPLTQGVLFKRQIGAIKAVDGVSFDLHRGETLGVVGESGCGKSTLAKLLMALERPTSGSVLINGQDVTKASPSEIKRMRRNVQMVMQDPYTSLNPRMTVGDIIGEPFEIHPEVAPKGDRRRRVQELLEVVGLNPEHINRYPHQFSGGQRQRIGIARGLALRPEIIICDEPVSALDVSIQAQVINLLERLQDEFNLAYIFIAHDLSVVRHISDRVAVMYLGKIVEIGKDTDIYDTPAHPYTQALLSAVPVPDPEGREQRERIILQGDPPSPANPPSGCRFRTRCWKAQDICAEKEPLLEIRPGTNHESACHFAETHDVVHVS, from the coding sequence ATGGCGCCGACGGGTGAGCGCGTCCTGGAGGTCCGCGATCTGGTCAAGCACTTCCCGCTGACCCAGGGGGTGCTCTTCAAACGGCAGATCGGGGCCATCAAGGCCGTCGACGGGGTCTCCTTCGACCTGCACCGGGGTGAGACCCTCGGCGTGGTGGGCGAGTCGGGTTGCGGCAAGTCCACCCTGGCCAAGCTGCTGATGGCGCTCGAGCGGCCGACGTCGGGCTCGGTGTTGATCAACGGCCAGGACGTAACCAAGGCCAGCCCTTCCGAGATCAAGCGGATGCGCCGCAACGTGCAGATGGTGATGCAGGATCCGTACACCTCGCTGAACCCGCGGATGACCGTGGGCGACATCATCGGCGAGCCGTTCGAGATCCACCCCGAGGTCGCGCCCAAGGGCGACCGCCGGCGGAGGGTGCAGGAGCTGCTGGAAGTGGTCGGGCTGAACCCCGAACACATCAACCGCTACCCGCACCAGTTCTCCGGCGGCCAGCGCCAGCGCATCGGCATCGCCCGCGGCCTGGCGCTCCGGCCGGAGATCATCATCTGTGACGAGCCGGTCTCCGCGCTCGACGTGTCGATCCAGGCTCAGGTCATCAACCTGCTGGAGCGGCTGCAGGACGAGTTCAACCTGGCCTACATCTTCATCGCCCACGACCTGTCGGTGGTGCGGCACATCTCCGACCGGGTCGCGGTGATGTACCTCGGCAAGATCGTGGAAATCGGCAAGGACACCGATATCTACGACACGCCCGCCCACCCCTACACGCAGGCGCTTCTGTCGGCGGTGCCGGTGCCCGACCCCGAGGGCCGAGAGCAGCGCGAGCGGATCATCCTGCAGGGTGATCCGCCGTCCCCGGCGAATCCGCCCAGCGGGTGCCGTTTCCGCACCCGCTGCTGGAAGGCGCAGGACATCTGCGCCGAGAAGGAGCCGCTGCTGGAGATCCGTCCCGGTACGAACCATGAGAGCGCGTGCCACTTCGCCGAGACCCACGACGTGGTGCACGTGTCCTGA
- a CDS encoding S8 family serine peptidase, translating into MAAAHAAPPRRPRPSLLPLALAGALPILLILCLGTASSPLTPDAQANLIAATVRSQQWALDALDAESAWRTGKGAGAVVAILDTGVDSHHPDLVGTVVTGPDFTGVRPGRDRPGRHGTAMASLIAGHGHGPGRRRGVLGIAPEATILSIQVTLDDPAAARGESARALAEGIRYAADHGADVISMSLGAGGGRARSAAEEEAVRYALDRGAVLVASAGNDGHAGNRRNFPAAYPGVIAVGAVDESLTVTPFSNRQPYLSVVAPGSRIVSADGDGSYLVSDGTSSAAALVAGVAALIKAEYPRLPPSRVRQAIEQGAVRPAHHHGAAHDPAYGHGVVNAARALRQAACLARAEKTRTAQAASACADTPRTGGDESRRLVGGVLAMLAAAMSARVMSARRTPTRLIDSRGRGTPALKDAVKKQSSTFRDRVAKRPRNHPGDEGC; encoded by the coding sequence GTGGCCGCAGCACACGCCGCCCCTCCACGCCGTCCCCGTCCATCCCTGTTACCGCTCGCCCTCGCCGGTGCGCTGCCGATCCTGCTGATCCTCTGCCTCGGCACCGCATCCTCACCGCTCACGCCGGACGCACAGGCCAACCTGATCGCCGCCACGGTGCGCTCTCAGCAGTGGGCGCTCGACGCCTTGGACGCCGAATCCGCCTGGCGGACAGGCAAGGGCGCGGGCGCCGTGGTGGCGATCCTCGACACCGGCGTCGACTCCCACCACCCCGACCTCGTCGGCACGGTCGTCACCGGCCCCGACTTCACCGGTGTCCGCCCCGGCCGCGACCGGCCGGGCCGCCACGGCACCGCCATGGCGAGCTTGATCGCCGGGCACGGCCACGGTCCCGGTCGGCGCAGAGGGGTGCTGGGGATCGCGCCGGAGGCGACGATCCTGTCGATCCAGGTGACGCTCGACGACCCCGCGGCCGCCCGCGGCGAGAGCGCCCGCGCGCTGGCCGAGGGCATCCGCTACGCCGCCGATCACGGCGCCGACGTGATCAGCATGTCACTGGGCGCGGGCGGCGGCCGTGCCCGCTCGGCCGCCGAGGAGGAGGCGGTACGGTACGCGCTCGACCGCGGCGCGGTGCTCGTCGCCTCGGCGGGCAACGACGGTCACGCCGGAAACCGGCGGAACTTCCCCGCCGCCTACCCCGGAGTGATCGCGGTGGGCGCGGTGGACGAATCCCTCACGGTCACGCCGTTCTCCAACCGCCAGCCCTACCTGTCGGTGGTCGCGCCCGGCTCCCGCATCGTCTCCGCCGACGGCGACGGCTCCTACCTCGTAAGCGACGGCACCAGCTCGGCGGCCGCCCTGGTGGCCGGCGTCGCCGCCCTGATCAAGGCCGAGTATCCACGGCTGCCCCCGTCACGGGTGCGGCAGGCCATCGAGCAGGGGGCCGTGCGGCCCGCGCACCACCACGGCGCCGCCCACGATCCGGCCTACGGGCACGGCGTGGTGAACGCCGCCCGCGCCCTGCGCCAGGCGGCCTGCCTGGCCCGCGCCGAGAAGACGCGGACGGCGCAGGCGGCTTCGGCCTGCGCCGACACGCCGCGCACCGGGGGCGACGAGTCGCGCCGTCTCGTCGGGGGCGTGCTGGCCATGCTCGCCGCGGCGATGTCCGCGCGGGTGATGTCGGCGAGGAGGACGCCCACCCGGTTGATCGACAGCCGCGGACGCGGCACACCCGCACTCAAAGACGCGGTCAAGAAACAGTCATCGACCTTCCGCGACAGGGTGGCGAAACGGCCAAGAAACCACCCCGGAGACGAGGGCTGCTGA
- a CDS encoding choice-of-anchor P family protein: MALSKHLAGAAALVVGTAVALAGVAAPAQADREPAQADRESAQAERETRADKESARADRKPARADRQRIPGSAFGLAAQGPLAIKPLPAVESNGTPVSKSLLPPTDNGLINVSALTVSADRRNAAARATGVSALQQQITANAISAKCVGDKGVTNLANAKVAGREIDSSPAPNTTIPINIAPYGEGSVTFNKQQRLPDGRLSVTGMAVELPLPEGKKQTLDVSSVTCDERKKRKIREDHDDSSTRGKKVEDVSTAVEEERVVPEAPVPAPVDAELPVTG, translated from the coding sequence ATGGCTCTGAGCAAGCATCTCGCCGGGGCGGCCGCGCTCGTCGTCGGTACCGCCGTCGCACTGGCAGGTGTCGCCGCGCCGGCGCAGGCCGACAGGGAACCGGCACAGGCCGACAGGGAGTCGGCACAGGCCGAAAGGGAGACGCGAGCCGACAAGGAGTCGGCGCGGGCCGACAGGAAACCCGCGCGGGCCGACAGGCAACGGATACCCGGTTCCGCCTTCGGCCTCGCCGCCCAGGGCCCACTGGCGATCAAGCCCCTGCCGGCCGTGGAGTCCAACGGGACCCCGGTCAGCAAGAGTCTGCTTCCGCCGACCGACAACGGCCTGATCAACGTCTCCGCCCTCACGGTCAGCGCCGACCGCCGCAACGCCGCGGCGCGCGCCACCGGTGTCAGCGCGCTGCAGCAGCAGATCACCGCGAATGCGATCTCCGCCAAGTGCGTCGGCGACAAGGGGGTGACCAACCTCGCGAACGCCAAGGTCGCCGGCCGCGAGATCGACTCCAGCCCCGCACCGAACACCACCATTCCGATCAACATCGCCCCGTACGGCGAGGGGTCGGTGACGTTCAACAAGCAGCAGCGGCTGCCGGACGGCCGGCTGTCGGTCACCGGGATGGCCGTCGAGCTTCCGCTGCCGGAGGGGAAGAAGCAGACCCTCGACGTGTCCTCGGTCACCTGTGACGAGCGGAAGAAGCGCAAGATCCGCGAGGATCACGACGACTCCAGCACCCGCGGGAAAAAGGTCGAGGACGTCTCCACCGCCGTCGAGGAGGAGCGGGTAGTGCCGGAGGCGCCCGTCCCGGCGCCGGTCGACGCCGAGCTCCCGGTCACCGGCTGA
- a CDS encoding MoaD/ThiS family protein codes for MSVSVRIPTILRTYTGGAAEVSAEGATLREVLQKLDSDYPGIGARILDESGKLRRFVNVYVGEEDVRFADGLDTPTPDGVQISVIPAVAGGQ; via the coding sequence ATGAGTGTTTCCGTGCGGATCCCCACGATTCTTCGCACCTACACCGGCGGCGCGGCCGAGGTCAGTGCCGAGGGGGCGACCCTGCGTGAGGTCCTGCAGAAGCTCGACAGCGACTACCCCGGCATCGGCGCTCGAATCCTCGACGAAAGCGGAAAGCTGCGCCGTTTTGTCAACGTGTATGTCGGAGAAGAGGACGTCCGGTTCGCGGACGGCCTCGACACCCCCACGCCCGACGGCGTGCAGATCTCGGTGATCCCGGCGGTGGCCGGGGGGCAGTGA
- the thrC gene encoding threonine synthase yields MALAATDQTTTTSIDFGPAAALSCRECGARYDLGPIFACVECFGPLEVAYEFGAVTREQIAAGPANVWRYRALLPVPENVLDRPNMAPGWTKLVKADRLARELGVRALHVKDDSGNPTHSFKDRVVAMAVEAARNFGFHTLSCSSTGNLAGAVTAAAARAGLDACVFIPADLENAKIVMASVYGGRLVGIEGNYDEVNRFCSELIGDPMGDRWGFVNVNLRPYYAEGSKTLAYEIAEQLGWRLPDQIVIPIASGSQLTKIDKGFRELIKLGLVEDKPYRIFGAQAAGCAPVAAAFRAGHDVIRPVKPDTIAKSLAIGNPADGPYVLDIARRTGGAVEDVTDEEIVDSIHLLARTEGIFAETAGGVVIGVLRKLLREGKLDPDAETVVLNTGDGLKTLDAVSAKARPTAIIKPSLDSFRAALGG; encoded by the coding sequence ATGGCGCTTGCTGCGACCGATCAGACGACCACGACCTCCATCGACTTCGGCCCCGCCGCCGCGCTGTCCTGTCGAGAATGCGGCGCCCGTTACGACCTCGGCCCGATCTTCGCCTGTGTCGAGTGTTTCGGCCCGCTGGAGGTGGCCTACGAGTTCGGCGCGGTGACCCGCGAGCAGATCGCCGCAGGTCCGGCCAACGTATGGCGCTACCGGGCGCTGCTGCCCGTCCCCGAGAACGTGCTTGACCGGCCGAACATGGCGCCGGGCTGGACCAAGCTGGTCAAGGCCGACCGGCTCGCCCGCGAACTGGGCGTGCGGGCCCTGCACGTCAAGGACGACTCGGGCAACCCCACTCACTCCTTCAAGGATCGCGTGGTGGCCATGGCCGTGGAGGCCGCGCGGAACTTCGGCTTCCACACGCTGTCCTGCTCCTCCACCGGCAATCTCGCCGGGGCCGTGACCGCCGCGGCGGCGCGCGCCGGGCTCGACGCCTGCGTGTTCATCCCCGCCGATCTCGAGAACGCCAAGATCGTCATGGCGTCGGTGTACGGCGGGCGGCTCGTCGGCATCGAGGGCAACTACGACGAGGTCAACCGGTTCTGCTCCGAGCTGATCGGCGATCCGATGGGTGACCGGTGGGGGTTCGTCAACGTCAACCTCCGGCCCTACTACGCCGAGGGCTCCAAGACCCTGGCGTATGAGATCGCCGAGCAGCTCGGCTGGCGGCTTCCCGATCAGATCGTCATCCCCATCGCGTCGGGCTCCCAGCTCACCAAGATCGATAAGGGTTTCCGTGAGCTGATCAAGCTCGGCCTCGTCGAGGACAAGCCCTATCGGATCTTCGGCGCGCAGGCCGCCGGATGCGCGCCGGTGGCCGCCGCCTTCCGCGCGGGCCATGACGTGATACGGCCGGTCAAGCCGGACACCATCGCCAAGTCGCTGGCGATCGGCAACCCCGCAGACGGGCCCTACGTGCTCGACATCGCCCGCCGTACCGGTGGGGCGGTGGAGGACGTGACGGACGAAGAGATCGTGGACTCGATCCACCTGCTCGCCCGTACCGAGGGGATCTTCGCCGAGACGGCGGGTGGCGTCGTCATCGGGGTGCTGCGCAAGCTGCTGCGTGAAGGGAAGCTGGACCCGGACGCCGAGACCGTGGTCCTCAACACGGGGGACGGTCTCAAGACCCTCGACGCGGTCTCCGCGAAGGCCCGTCCCACCGCCATCATCAAGCCCTCGCTGGACTCCTTCCGCGCCGCCCTCGGTGGCTGA
- a CDS encoding L,D-transpeptidase, with protein sequence MGHRAPTGTPHRGILVMLALLVLAAGSCASPAKGTDNTRKEALPEATTYTTVRDAPRDPDPFGEGTGVVVHPTVPQTVHARPGGHAVAKLPTRQLGTPTWVPVVETVPGWIRVLLPSRPNRATGWIRGDTGELRVARTPYLIKVETRARRLTVLKAGRVTGRWTVAVGAPKTPTPHGRTFLLALLAPSEDTHGSPVLPTGTHSATLDTFGGGPGTVAFHGWPDASVFGKAVSHGCVRVPDSAMRVLTRIPLGTVVIITR encoded by the coding sequence ATGGGCCATCGCGCGCCGACGGGAACACCGCACCGCGGCATCCTCGTCATGCTCGCCCTCCTCGTGCTTGCGGCCGGGTCTTGTGCGTCTCCGGCGAAGGGAACGGACAACACGAGAAAGGAGGCCCTGCCGGAGGCCACGACGTACACGACGGTGCGGGACGCGCCGCGCGACCCCGACCCCTTCGGTGAGGGAACCGGCGTGGTGGTGCACCCGACCGTCCCCCAGACGGTCCACGCGCGGCCCGGTGGGCACGCCGTGGCGAAGCTGCCCACTCGGCAGCTGGGCACCCCGACCTGGGTTCCGGTCGTGGAGACCGTTCCGGGGTGGATTCGAGTCCTGCTACCCTCGCGGCCCAATCGCGCGACGGGCTGGATTCGGGGAGACACCGGAGAACTGCGCGTCGCGCGCACCCCATACCTGATCAAGGTGGAGACGCGGGCGCGCCGTCTCACGGTGCTCAAAGCGGGGCGGGTGACCGGGCGGTGGACGGTGGCGGTGGGTGCGCCCAAGACGCCGACGCCGCACGGACGGACGTTCCTGCTCGCCCTTCTCGCGCCGAGCGAGGACACCCACGGCTCCCCTGTCCTGCCGACGGGGACCCACTCGGCGACGCTGGACACCTTCGGCGGCGGCCCGGGAACCGTCGCGTTCCACGGCTGGCCGGACGCGTCGGTTTTCGGCAAGGCCGTCAGCCACGGATGCGTGCGGGTTCCGGACAGCGCGATGCGCGTCCTGACGCGGATACCGCTCGGCACCGTCGTCATCATCACGCGCTAG